The following coding sequences are from one Actinopolymorpha sp. NPDC004070 window:
- the murA gene encoding UDP-N-acetylglucosamine 1-carboxyvinyltransferase: MERLRIRGGNRLVGEVPVSGAKNSALKLMAASLLTQGRMVLHNVPDILDVTFMGALLKRMGCELDTSKFDSGTLTIDVPESIHHEADYDLVRRLRASITVLGPLVARTGRAKVALPGGDSIGSRGLGMHVSGLERMGAQIGVEHGFVVAEAPAGLHGATILLDFPSVGATENLLLAATLARGTTLIDNAAREPEIVDIADMLTKMGAKIGGIGTSTLEVEGPADLSAVEHTVVPDRMVAGTWAIGAVVTGGEVTLRDARADHLDIVLDKLTRAGASVRTGPVSFTVGMEGRPRAVNVVTLPYPGFPTDLQAMMVALAAISEGTSMVTENLFDGRFRFVQELARLGADVRTDGHHAVIRGRPALSGAPVEATDIRAGAGLLLAGLVAEGETLVSGVHHLDRGYPRLVEVLQGLGAEVLREPDTVDLG; this comes from the coding sequence GTGGAACGGCTGAGAATTCGCGGTGGCAACCGGCTCGTGGGCGAGGTGCCGGTCAGCGGCGCCAAGAACAGCGCGCTGAAACTGATGGCGGCGTCGTTGCTCACGCAGGGTCGTATGGTCCTGCACAACGTGCCCGACATCCTGGACGTGACGTTCATGGGTGCCCTGCTCAAACGGATGGGCTGTGAGCTCGACACCTCGAAGTTCGACAGCGGGACGCTCACCATCGACGTGCCCGAGTCGATCCACCACGAGGCCGACTACGACCTCGTACGCCGGCTCCGCGCCTCCATCACGGTGCTCGGCCCGCTGGTGGCCCGCACCGGCCGGGCGAAGGTGGCGTTGCCGGGCGGTGACAGTATCGGCTCCCGCGGCCTGGGCATGCACGTGTCCGGGCTGGAACGCATGGGTGCCCAGATCGGTGTGGAGCACGGCTTCGTGGTGGCCGAGGCCCCGGCGGGGCTGCACGGCGCGACCATCCTGCTGGACTTCCCGAGCGTCGGTGCCACCGAGAACCTCCTGCTGGCGGCCACCCTGGCCCGCGGTACGACGTTGATCGACAACGCCGCCCGCGAGCCGGAGATCGTCGACATCGCCGACATGCTCACCAAGATGGGCGCGAAGATCGGCGGGATCGGCACCTCCACGCTGGAGGTGGAAGGACCGGCGGACCTGTCCGCGGTCGAGCACACCGTGGTGCCGGACCGGATGGTGGCCGGCACCTGGGCGATCGGTGCCGTCGTGACCGGCGGGGAAGTCACCCTCCGGGACGCCCGGGCCGACCACCTGGACATCGTGCTGGACAAGCTGACCCGGGCCGGCGCGTCGGTGCGGACCGGGCCGGTGAGCTTCACGGTCGGGATGGAGGGGCGGCCGCGCGCGGTCAACGTCGTGACGCTGCCGTACCCGGGGTTCCCGACCGACCTGCAGGCGATGATGGTGGCGCTGGCGGCGATCAGCGAGGGCACCTCGATGGTGACCGAGAACCTCTTCGACGGGCGGTTCCGGTTCGTCCAGGAGCTGGCCCGGCTGGGCGCGGACGTACGCACCGACGGCCACCACGCGGTGATCCGGGGACGTCCCGCGCTGTCCGGCGCCCCCGTGGAGGCGACCGACATCCGGGCGGGCGCGGGCCTGCTGCTGGCCGGGCTGGTCGCGGAGGGGGAGACGCTGGTGTCCGGCGTACACCACCTCGACCGCGGTTATCCCCGCCTGGTGGAGGTGCTGCAGGGCCTGGGCGCGGAGGTGCTGCGCGAGCCGGACACCGTCGACCTCGGCTGA
- the murA gene encoding UDP-N-acetylglucosamine 1-carboxyvinyltransferase, translating into MKADTMEVSGGTPLTGEISVRGAKNLVPKAMVAAVLGDQPSTLTNVPRISDVTIVRELLELHGVTVRDGADGPHSLVLDPSRVEQATMGDIEVHAGSSRIPILLCGPLLHRIGHAFIPDLGGCRIGDRPINFHLDALRQFGAVVDKRPEGLQITAPDGLTGTQLELPYPSVGSTEQVLLTAVRAQGVTELRNAAVEPEIIDLICVLQKMGAIINLDTDRVIRITGVRRLGGYIHEALPDRMETASWACAALATGGEVFVRNARQVDLMTFLNVYRRAGGEFMVTHEGIRFWHPGGKLNAVALETDVHPGFMTDWQQPLVVALTQATGLSILHETVYENRLGFTEALVRLGAQIQAFTDCLGATPCRFGRRNYTHSAVISGPTSLRGADLTVPDLRGGFSYMIAALTAQGRSTLRGIDIFARGYENFLPKLEGLGAQVEVH; encoded by the coding sequence ATGAAAGCAGACACCATGGAGGTGTCGGGCGGCACACCGCTGACCGGTGAGATTTCCGTACGCGGCGCCAAGAACCTCGTCCCCAAGGCGATGGTGGCGGCCGTGCTCGGCGACCAGCCGTCGACGCTGACCAACGTCCCCCGGATCAGCGACGTCACGATCGTCCGCGAGCTGTTGGAGCTGCACGGGGTGACCGTGCGCGACGGCGCCGACGGTCCGCACTCGCTGGTCCTCGACCCCTCCCGGGTCGAGCAGGCGACGATGGGCGACATCGAGGTGCACGCGGGATCGAGCCGGATTCCGATCCTGCTCTGCGGGCCGCTGCTGCACCGCATCGGGCACGCGTTCATCCCCGACCTGGGCGGGTGCCGGATCGGTGACCGGCCGATCAACTTCCACCTGGACGCGCTCCGGCAGTTCGGCGCGGTCGTGGACAAGCGGCCCGAGGGCCTGCAGATCACCGCGCCGGACGGCCTCACCGGCACCCAGCTCGAACTCCCCTACCCCAGCGTGGGCAGCACCGAGCAGGTGCTCCTCACCGCCGTCCGCGCCCAGGGGGTCACCGAGTTGCGCAACGCCGCCGTCGAGCCGGAGATCATCGATCTGATCTGCGTCCTGCAGAAGATGGGCGCGATCATCAACCTCGACACCGACCGGGTCATCCGCATCACCGGCGTACGCCGGCTCGGCGGCTACATCCACGAGGCGCTGCCGGACCGGATGGAGACCGCCTCGTGGGCCTGCGCGGCGCTGGCCACCGGCGGTGAGGTGTTCGTCCGCAACGCCCGCCAGGTCGACCTGATGACCTTCCTGAACGTCTACCGCCGGGCCGGCGGGGAGTTCATGGTCACCCACGAGGGCATCCGGTTCTGGCACCCGGGCGGCAAGCTCAACGCCGTCGCACTGGAGACCGACGTCCACCCCGGGTTCATGACCGACTGGCAGCAGCCGCTCGTGGTCGCGCTGACCCAGGCGACCGGGCTGTCGATCCTGCACGAGACGGTGTACGAGAACCGCCTGGGCTTCACCGAGGCGCTGGTCCGGCTGGGCGCGCAGATCCAGGCGTTCACCGACTGCCTGGGCGCCACGCCGTGCAGGTTCGGACGCCGCAACTACACCCACTCGGCGGTGATCTCCGGCCCCACGTCGCTGCGCGGGGCCGACCTCACCGTGCCCGACCTGCGGGGCGGCTTCTCGTACATGATCGCCGCGCTCACCGCGCAGGGCAGGTCGACGTTGCGCGGGATCGACATCTTCGCCCGGGGGTACGAGAACTTCCTGCCCAAGCTGGAGGGGCTCGGCGCCCAGGTGGAGGTCCACTGA
- a CDS encoding GNAT family N-acetyltransferase has product MTDLADLLARAEAARADVPADSGASAVVAGIPCVSHPIDQPWATQAKAMGPVSASALDQATEWLDAHAATRGQWVVTTRTRYAAQPEFIRRGFRPWLELPALVLGSVARLAAAAPVAGLTVGAPDSAEEFLGVYGVELAPLVTPGVLASPTFHLLVGRVDGAAVACAQVRELAGTAYVSGVGVLPEWRDRGIGSAISAAAARYALGLQPRAVWLTAEPHRHRMYGRIGFRPVDTHVLLRPE; this is encoded by the coding sequence ATGACCGACCTCGCCGATCTGCTGGCCCGCGCGGAGGCGGCCCGGGCGGACGTGCCCGCCGACAGCGGCGCCAGTGCCGTGGTGGCCGGCATCCCGTGCGTGAGCCACCCGATCGACCAGCCGTGGGCGACCCAGGCGAAGGCCATGGGGCCGGTGTCGGCGTCCGCGCTGGACCAGGCGACCGAGTGGCTGGACGCGCACGCGGCGACGCGTGGGCAGTGGGTGGTGACCACCCGGACGAGGTACGCCGCCCAGCCGGAGTTCATCCGGCGCGGGTTCCGGCCGTGGCTGGAGCTTCCGGCCCTGGTCCTGGGCAGCGTGGCCCGGCTCGCGGCGGCGGCCCCGGTCGCCGGCCTCACGGTGGGCGCGCCGGACAGTGCGGAGGAGTTCCTCGGTGTCTACGGCGTGGAGCTCGCCCCTCTGGTGACCCCCGGTGTGCTGGCCTCGCCCACCTTCCACCTGCTGGTCGGCCGGGTCGACGGGGCGGCCGTCGCCTGTGCGCAGGTCCGGGAACTGGCCGGTACGGCGTACGTCTCGGGGGTCGGCGTCCTGCCCGAGTGGCGCGACCGGGGGATCGGCTCGGCGATCTCGGCGGCCGCGGCGAGGTACGCCCTCGGCCTGCAGCCGCGTGCGGTGTGGCTCACCGCGGAGCCGCACCGGCACCGGATGTACGGCCGGATCGGGTTCCGCCCGGTGGACACCCACGTCCTGCTGCGCCCGGAGTAG
- a CDS encoding UBP-type zinc finger domain-containing protein gives MTSPACTHLAQASGDVTPKTPQGCEDCLAQGTDDWVHLRLCLTCGHVGCCDSSQWQHATAHYHQTGHPVIRSFERGEGWRWCYVDQRIG, from the coding sequence ATGACCAGCCCGGCCTGTACGCACCTGGCGCAGGCGAGCGGCGACGTGACCCCGAAGACGCCGCAGGGCTGCGAGGATTGCCTGGCGCAGGGCACCGACGACTGGGTGCATCTGCGGCTGTGCCTGACCTGCGGCCACGTCGGCTGCTGCGACTCCTCCCAGTGGCAGCACGCGACCGCGCACTACCACCAGACGGGGCACCCGGTGATCCGGTCGTTCGAGCGCGGCGAGGGCTGGCGCTGGTGTTACGTCGACCAGCGGATCGGCTGA
- a CDS encoding phytanoyl-CoA dioxygenase family protein → MTDVRTSAPAAPAREREGVPVAAAARQFAEDGFTIIRSLFSPAEIAEIQDEFTALHARGPVPGHFEPRPQEPGGPVDVLREYPRVMHPHKISAVARQYLLDTRLRMILTYLLDEEPIAAQSMFYFKPPGARGQALHQDNFYLRVEPGTCVAAWVACDVIDRDNGGLEVVPGTHRMDVFCPEDADPEVSFTKEYVPPPPGLAPVPVDLQPGDVLFFNGSLVHGSGPNTTTDRFRRSFICHYVGRDSCERISPWYATLTMDGDPVELPESLGGGPCGTETDATGPH, encoded by the coding sequence ATGACGGACGTCCGCACCAGCGCTCCCGCCGCGCCCGCGCGCGAGCGAGAAGGCGTCCCCGTCGCCGCCGCGGCCCGGCAGTTCGCCGAGGACGGTTTCACCATCATCCGGTCGCTGTTCTCGCCCGCGGAGATCGCCGAGATCCAGGACGAGTTCACCGCGCTGCACGCGCGCGGCCCGGTCCCCGGCCACTTCGAGCCGCGGCCGCAGGAGCCCGGCGGGCCGGTGGACGTGCTGCGGGAGTACCCCCGGGTGATGCACCCGCACAAGATCAGCGCGGTCGCCCGGCAGTACCTCCTCGACACCCGGCTGCGGATGATCCTCACCTACCTCCTCGACGAGGAACCGATCGCCGCGCAGAGCATGTTCTACTTCAAGCCGCCGGGCGCGCGCGGGCAGGCGCTGCACCAGGACAACTTCTACCTGCGCGTCGAGCCGGGAACCTGCGTGGCGGCGTGGGTCGCCTGCGACGTGATCGACCGGGACAACGGCGGGCTGGAGGTCGTACCCGGCACGCACAGGATGGACGTGTTCTGCCCCGAGGACGCCGACCCCGAGGTGTCGTTCACCAAGGAGTACGTCCCGCCGCCGCCCGGCCTCGCCCCCGTGCCGGTCGACCTGCAGCCGGGCGACGTGCTGTTCTTCAACGGCAGCCTGGTGCACGGCTCGGGACCGAACACCACCACCGACCGGTTCCGGCGTTCGTTCATCTGCCACTACGTCGGCCGGGACTCCTGCGAGCGGATCTCGCCGTGGTACGCCACGCTCACCATGGACGGCGACCCGGTGGAACTCCCGGAGAGTCTCGGCGGCGGTCCCTGCGGCACCGAGACCGACGCCACCGGCCCGCATTAG
- a CDS encoding FAD-dependent oxidoreductase, protein MVTEPVTERATGPSPAAGPGTRGHRVLVVGAGVVGLTCAVVLAEDGFEVNVVARDLPPETTSAVAAALWLPYRALPEDRVTEWAATSYDRFARMAREDESAGVDLVPGAELVRTPDGGAPWWAAAAPGLRPLADPPAGYAGGWEFEAPVVDTGSYLPWLVARLTALGGTLTRQALPALPDNAPILVNCTGLAARALARDRSVTPVRGQIVVLDQVGVTRWWADDTEPERPLYVVPRRSSVVVGGTAEPGDWDTRPRPETTRDLLAAAARLEPALAGARVLRERVGLRPARPSVRVEARASDPGRLVVHCYGHGGSGVTVSWGCAAEVAGLVRAHVG, encoded by the coding sequence ATGGTGACCGAGCCGGTGACAGAGCGTGCGACCGGTCCGTCCCCGGCCGCCGGCCCGGGCACCCGGGGACACCGGGTACTGGTGGTCGGCGCCGGAGTGGTGGGGCTGACCTGCGCGGTGGTGCTCGCCGAGGACGGGTTCGAGGTCAACGTCGTGGCGCGTGACCTGCCGCCGGAGACGACCTCCGCGGTCGCCGCCGCGCTGTGGTTGCCCTACCGCGCGCTTCCCGAGGACCGGGTGACGGAGTGGGCGGCCACGTCGTACGACAGGTTCGCCCGGATGGCGCGCGAGGACGAGTCGGCCGGCGTCGACCTGGTTCCCGGCGCCGAACTGGTCCGTACGCCGGACGGCGGCGCGCCCTGGTGGGCCGCGGCGGCGCCGGGCCTGCGCCCGCTGGCCGACCCGCCCGCCGGGTACGCCGGCGGCTGGGAGTTCGAGGCGCCCGTGGTGGACACCGGCAGCTATCTGCCCTGGCTGGTCGCCCGGCTGACCGCACTCGGCGGCACGCTCACCCGGCAGGCACTGCCCGCCCTCCCCGACAACGCCCCGATCCTGGTCAACTGCACCGGGCTGGCCGCCCGCGCCCTCGCCCGGGACCGCTCGGTGACTCCGGTCCGCGGTCAGATCGTCGTCCTGGACCAGGTAGGGGTCACCCGCTGGTGGGCCGACGACACCGAGCCCGAGCGCCCGCTGTACGTCGTACCCCGGCGGAGTTCGGTGGTCGTGGGCGGCACCGCCGAACCCGGCGACTGGGACACCCGGCCCCGTCCGGAGACCACCCGGGACCTGCTCGCGGCCGCCGCCCGGCTGGAGCCGGCGCTGGCCGGCGCGCGGGTGCTCCGCGAACGCGTCGGGCTGCGGCCGGCCCGCCCGAGCGTGCGGGTGGAGGCGCGGGCGAGCGACCCCGGCCGGCTGGTGGTGCACTGCTACGGCCACGGCGGCTCCGGCGTCACCGTTTCGTGGGGCTGCGCGGCCGAGGTCGCCGGACTGGTCCGCGCCCACGTCGGCTGA
- a CDS encoding 3-hydroxyacyl-CoA dehydrogenase family protein yields MTELISRTVAVVGSGLMGSGIAQVAATAGWQVILRDVADEALERGTAGIRRSLETFARKGKLPEEGVEAILERITTTTDLAAVAKAGIVVEAVFERLDVKREVFAELDRICPDGTVLATNTSAIPITRIAAATNRPESVVGTHFFSPVPMMGLCELVRGHRTSDATLERAREFAESVGKTCVVVNRDIAGFVTTRLISALVVEAVRLVEDGVATAEDIDTACKLGFGHAMGPLATTDLTGVDVLRHATRNIWDETADPKFFPPELLTRMVEAGELGRKSGRGFYDYDQP; encoded by the coding sequence ATGACGGAACTCATTAGTCGCACGGTGGCGGTCGTCGGTTCCGGATTGATGGGATCCGGGATTGCGCAGGTGGCCGCCACGGCCGGTTGGCAGGTCATCCTGCGCGACGTCGCCGACGAGGCGCTCGAACGCGGGACGGCCGGCATCCGGCGGTCGCTGGAGACGTTCGCCCGCAAGGGCAAGCTCCCCGAGGAAGGGGTCGAGGCGATCCTCGAGCGGATCACCACGACCACCGACCTGGCCGCGGTCGCCAAGGCCGGCATCGTGGTGGAGGCGGTGTTCGAACGCCTCGACGTCAAGCGGGAGGTGTTCGCCGAGCTGGACCGGATCTGCCCTGACGGCACGGTCCTGGCCACCAACACCTCCGCGATCCCGATTACCCGCATCGCCGCCGCCACCAACCGCCCGGAGTCGGTGGTCGGCACGCACTTTTTCTCACCGGTGCCGATGATGGGCCTGTGTGAGCTGGTACGCGGCCACCGCACCTCCGACGCGACGCTGGAGCGCGCGCGGGAGTTCGCCGAGTCGGTGGGCAAGACCTGCGTCGTGGTCAACCGCGACATCGCCGGCTTCGTCACCACCCGGCTGATCTCCGCTCTGGTGGTGGAGGCGGTGCGCCTGGTAGAGGACGGGGTCGCGACCGCCGAGGACATCGACACCGCCTGCAAGCTGGGGTTCGGGCACGCGATGGGACCGCTGGCCACCACCGACCTGACCGGCGTGGACGTCCTGCGGCACGCCACCCGCAACATCTGGGACGAGACGGCCGACCCGAAGTTCTTCCCGCCGGAGCTGCTGACCCGGATGGTCGAAGCCGGTGAGCTGGGCCGTAAGTCCGGGCGAGGCTTCTACGACTACGACCAGCCCTGA
- a CDS encoding F0F1 ATP synthase subunit epsilon: MAEPLHVELVAPDRTVWSGEATTVIARTSEGDIGILPGHAPVLGLLVDGVVEVRTPESEIYVAAVQGGFLSVANDRVSILAEYAEMSHEIDLEAARQELERARSAGENDQEALEHVRRAEARVRAVEMAS, encoded by the coding sequence GTGGCAGAGCCCCTGCACGTCGAGCTGGTCGCACCGGACCGCACGGTCTGGTCGGGCGAGGCGACGACTGTCATCGCCCGTACGTCCGAAGGTGACATCGGGATCCTGCCCGGGCACGCGCCGGTCCTGGGTCTCCTGGTCGACGGCGTGGTCGAGGTACGCACGCCTGAGTCGGAGATCTACGTCGCCGCGGTCCAGGGCGGATTCCTCTCGGTCGCGAACGACCGGGTGTCGATTCTTGCCGAATACGCCGAGATGTCCCACGAGATCGATCTCGAGGCGGCGCGGCAGGAACTCGAGCGGGCCCGATCGGCCGGCGAGAACGACCAGGAAGCTCTCGAACACGTACGCCGCGCCGAGGCCCGCGTACGCGCTGTCGAGATGGCTTCCTGA
- a CDS encoding cob(I)yrinic acid a,c-diamide adenosyltransferase — protein MVNLTRIYTRAGDGGRTRLVDNSLVTKTDRRLAAYADVDEANASIGTALALGDLAEDVAAVLVEVQNDLFDLGADLGNPVDPGADPGAALRITPEYVERLEAHCDAFNERIEPLRSFVLPGGTPGAALLHTARTVTRRAERTAWAAWEEHADTMNADTIKYLNRLSDLLFILARVANAERGDVLWQPGGGRADQAGRS, from the coding sequence ATGGTCAACCTCACTCGGATCTACACCCGCGCCGGAGACGGCGGGCGGACCCGGCTGGTCGACAACAGCCTGGTCACCAAGACCGACCGCCGGCTGGCGGCGTACGCCGACGTGGACGAGGCCAACGCGAGCATCGGCACCGCGCTCGCCCTCGGCGATCTGGCCGAGGACGTGGCGGCGGTCCTGGTGGAGGTGCAGAACGACCTCTTCGACCTGGGCGCCGACCTCGGCAACCCGGTCGACCCAGGCGCCGACCCCGGCGCGGCCCTGCGGATCACCCCGGAGTACGTCGAACGCCTCGAGGCGCACTGCGACGCCTTCAACGAGCGGATCGAGCCGCTGCGCTCCTTCGTGCTCCCCGGCGGGACACCCGGCGCCGCCCTGCTGCACACGGCCCGCACGGTGACCCGGCGGGCCGAACGCACCGCGTGGGCGGCCTGGGAGGAGCACGCGGACACGATGAACGCGGACACGATCAAGTACCTCAACCGGCTGTCGGACCTGCTGTTCATCCTGGCCCGGGTGGCCAATGCCGAGCGGGGAGACGTGCTGTGGCAGCCGGGCGGCGGGCGGGCCGACCAGGCGGGACGCTCCTAG
- a CDS encoding DUF2550 domain-containing protein, with protein MLEIILEFAGLILVLVVLCLAGLAFRRRLLQRGGGTFDSSLRLHKQANGKGWSLGVARYAGDTVEWFPVFSYALRPRRSFSRNDLIVQARRDPAANEALGLYAGHVVVECEQAGRTVELAMAEDALTGFLVWLEAAPPGRRHAPL; from the coding sequence ATGCTCGAGATCATCCTCGAGTTCGCCGGGCTGATCCTCGTGCTCGTCGTCCTGTGTCTCGCCGGGCTGGCATTTCGCCGCCGCCTGCTGCAACGCGGCGGCGGCACTTTCGACTCCAGCCTCAGGTTGCACAAGCAGGCCAACGGCAAGGGCTGGTCACTCGGCGTCGCCCGGTACGCCGGAGACACCGTGGAGTGGTTTCCGGTCTTCTCCTACGCTTTGCGGCCCCGTCGGTCGTTCTCCCGGAACGACCTGATCGTGCAGGCCCGCCGCGACCCGGCAGCCAACGAGGCGCTCGGGCTCTACGCCGGCCACGTGGTGGTCGAGTGTGAGCAGGCCGGCCGGACGGTCGAGCTGGCGATGGCCGAGGACGCACTGACCGGCTTCCTGGTGTGGCTGGAGGCGGCCCCGCCGGGCCGCCGGCACGCACCGCTCTGA
- a CDS encoding Na+/H+ antiporter gives MRESLLDVVLLLAVVGLVSGLARRTGLLAPILLVAAGVALSFVPIGPEIHLEPDLILEGILPLLLYIAAIRTSLPAFRSNLSPIVLLAFGHVLFIAALVGVVLHAVVPSIPLAAAFALGAVVAPPDAVAATAIARRLRLPRQVVTILEGESLVNDATALVALRVAVSAALGTTVTWAGAVGQLSLSVFGGLAIGGLTAVLARWLHQRTRDALLDNTISLLTPFVAFVPANYIGASGIVAVVTCGLYLGHRRDRMFDPAARVQIDAVWKVTQFLLEGTLFLLVGLQMRSVVEALSSGWQQVTAATVAVVATVVVGRFVWVFPGAYLPPMLRLDRAHHAYPPWPDVVVVSWAGMRGVVTLAAALSLPLRFPGRALLVFIAFVVILVTLVAQGLTLPAVVRLVGVRRDDPREDLLAEAEVRQDAMRAALARLDEDRGDAPDYVVDRLRDSAEIRANQVWERLGDPDREPPTETMRRLRLGMLDAERGVFVKARDEKRIPEEVLRQVERELDLEQLMMARGRQEDDDS, from the coding sequence GTGCGTGAGAGCCTGCTCGACGTAGTTCTGTTGCTGGCGGTGGTCGGGCTGGTTTCCGGGCTGGCTCGGCGAACCGGCCTGCTCGCCCCCATTCTTTTGGTGGCCGCGGGCGTGGCGCTCTCCTTCGTCCCGATCGGTCCCGAGATCCACCTCGAGCCCGACCTCATCCTCGAGGGCATCCTCCCGCTGCTGCTCTACATCGCGGCGATCCGCACCTCGCTCCCGGCGTTCCGGAGCAATCTGAGCCCGATCGTGCTGCTGGCGTTCGGGCACGTGCTGTTCATCGCCGCGCTCGTCGGCGTGGTCCTGCACGCCGTCGTCCCGTCGATCCCGCTGGCGGCGGCGTTCGCGCTGGGTGCGGTGGTGGCGCCGCCGGACGCGGTGGCCGCCACCGCGATCGCCCGCAGGCTGCGCCTTCCCCGCCAGGTGGTGACGATCCTGGAGGGGGAGAGCCTGGTCAACGACGCCACCGCGCTGGTGGCGCTGCGGGTGGCGGTGTCGGCGGCCCTCGGTACGACGGTGACGTGGGCGGGCGCGGTCGGCCAGCTCAGCCTGTCGGTGTTCGGGGGGCTGGCGATCGGCGGGCTGACCGCCGTACTCGCCCGATGGCTGCACCAGCGCACCCGGGACGCGCTGCTGGACAACACGATCTCGCTGCTCACGCCGTTCGTGGCGTTCGTACCCGCGAACTACATCGGCGCCTCCGGCATCGTCGCGGTGGTGACCTGCGGCCTCTACCTCGGACACCGCCGAGACCGCATGTTCGACCCGGCGGCACGGGTGCAGATCGACGCGGTGTGGAAGGTGACGCAGTTCCTGCTCGAAGGGACGCTGTTCCTCCTCGTCGGGCTCCAGATGCGGTCGGTGGTGGAGGCCCTGTCGTCGGGTTGGCAACAGGTGACCGCGGCGACCGTGGCCGTGGTCGCCACCGTCGTGGTCGGGAGGTTCGTGTGGGTTTTCCCCGGCGCGTACCTTCCTCCGATGCTGCGCCTGGACCGGGCACATCATGCCTATCCGCCGTGGCCGGACGTCGTGGTGGTCTCCTGGGCCGGTATGCGCGGAGTGGTGACGCTGGCGGCGGCGCTCAGCCTCCCGCTGCGGTTCCCCGGACGCGCACTGCTGGTGTTCATCGCTTTCGTGGTCATTCTGGTGACGCTGGTCGCGCAGGGGCTGACGTTGCCCGCGGTGGTCCGCCTGGTCGGTGTCCGCCGGGACGACCCGCGCGAGGACCTGCTGGCCGAGGCGGAAGTACGCCAGGACGCCATGCGCGCGGCCCTCGCCAGGCTGGACGAGGACCGCGGCGACGCCCCCGACTACGTGGTCGACCGGCTGCGCGACTCGGCCGAGATCCGCGCCAACCAGGTGTGGGAACGCCTCGGCGACCCCGACCGCGAACCCCCCACCGAGACCATGCGCCGGCTGCGGCTGGGAATGCTGGACGCCGAGCGCGGCGTCTTCGTCAAGGCCCGGGACGAGAAGCGGATCCCGGAGGAGGTGCTGCGCCAGGTGGAGCGGGAGCTGGACCTGGAACAGCTGATGATGGCCCGCGGCCGACAGGAGGACGACGACTCATGA